The Cutaneotrichosporon cavernicola HIS019 DNA, chromosome: 5 DNA segment CCTCTCTCTGAACCAGGACATCCAGCAACGTCTCCGTGAGGAACTGCTTGACGTTCCCGACGAGAGACCAGACTTGTGAGCTCGCCTgaccacccacccaccctGCTAACCTCAGCGATACCCTCATGGCCCTCCCCTATCTCGACAAGGTAGTCCACGAGTCACTGCGCCTCGAATCCCCCGTACCCAACATCGGCCGCGTAGCCACACAGGACGGCGTCATCCCCCTCTCCACGCCAGTTACAGGCCGTGACGGGCGCTCAATTGAATCCATCACCAtcaagaagggcgacgtcctcgaggtcccCCTCACATACATGAACACACTTGCTGCAGTGTGGGGAcccgacgcgcgcgagttCAACCCCGACCGCCGGGACGCCGGGTTCCCGACCAAGCCCCTCCCCGGTGTGTGGGGTGGGATTATGAGCTTTATCGGCGGGCCACGCAACTGTATCGGACACCGGCTGACGGTGCTCGAGATGAAGGCCGTCTTGttcgcgctcctccgcaGCTTTGTGTTCGAGCAGCTTCCCGAGCCAcccaagctcaagcgcaCGTACATGGTTATCCAGCGGGCTATGGtagttggcgaggaggagtaTGGGCCGCAGATGCCGCTGCTTGTGCGCCCGTACGTCGAGACATAGGGAAAATAGGGGAGGTTGTTGCAGGAGGAGTGGTTGTAGGAGAGGTGGTTGTAGGAGGAGAGGTTGTAGGAGGAGTGGTTGTAGGAGAGGTTATTGTAGGAGAGGTTATTGTAGGAGGAGTAGTTGTAGGAGAAGCTGTTGTAGGGGTGGTTGTCCGAGGGGTAGTTGGACGAGTCCTTAAAATAGTGGTTTGGTAGCTGGAATGTCAGAAGGTCTTAAGTGATGTTCGCCGAGCTCTGGAGAATGGTCGGCGCATGGCTGGCGTCGTGTTTGCGCCGTGTTAAGCCGCATTCTACGGAACTGGGCGATGTGCACCCGCTTTGGGCAGCTGGGGACGAATGCCGGTGTGGCTTTATCCGTCATGTTAGTGGCTTTATCCGCCATGTTAGTGGCTTTATCCGTCATGTTAGTGGCTTTATCCGTCATGTTACTGTACATAGTGGCTTTATCCGTCATGTTAGTATGCACCTGTCACCGCATGGTACCGCTCCGCCCACGGCACTGCATTATGACAAACTGGTGTGTGGTCACATACCAGCTCGCGTGGTAGCAGATACCTGTGTCGTGAAGATCTGTGGCCAGTTTAGGAGAAGCATTGAGCGCACCAAGAGACGGTGTCTACATCTGTGACGCCAGCCGGAAAACAGAGGGCGAGACGATCGCATTACCATGTGCAAGGCGTGGTTTGGAGATCCATGGCATGGGGTCCAGACGATGGGAATAGGCTGTCACAACGTCTGAAGAAAACGGGAGATGGTTTACACGTTGTTTCACGAATCGACGCAAAATCATAACTTTCTACCTCTACCATACTGTCTGATTccctcgaggacgctgGTGTTGTGTCGGGTCTCGTGAACGTGAGACTCATCCGTGCAGTCCAGATAATGAACAATCAGTGTTCTGTCAGTCACGCCCACCGCATCATGCGCGGCGTGCCAAGTCATGCATGTCGTACACGGCCTGCTGTACAAGGCGTGGTCGTTAGTGTTCCTCGCGCTGCTGCCCCTTCTTCCCGGGTGAGCGTGGAACGCGGTTCTTGCGTCCTCCCCGCCGTCCCGTCGTCCCACGGGGCGAGACACCAAGCTGGTCGCGTCCGCCATCGCCCGGCCGTGCCTGCAATTCAGAACGGGGTGAGGTGGCGAGTGTGCTCTTTGCCGGGGCCTGGGGAGGGATCGCGAGGGAGATCATCTCGGGTGAGGTAGACGAAGAGGGCCgcggctcgtcctctgtCTCAGCGTCATGGGTCGGCTCAAGGACAGAtggcgcggccgccgctggTGACGCAAAGATCTGCGCCTCTGGAAGGACaggctcgtcggcggcgagcacctcatcatcatcctcctccttgccgacgTAGACTACACTGTCGACGCTCTCCTTACGCGCCATCCCGATACCTGGCGAGGTCGGAAGCTGCGGCACTTCCgggacgacctcctcaccctcggcctccttctccgctgTCCAGACATtcgccgcgcgcggcgcCTTGCCACGGCTCAGCGTGCCGCGCTTGGTCGTGTTCGCCTTGGGCAGcggcttctcctcgtcgtagTCATCTAGTGACGCGCGCGTGCTTGGTGGGCTGAGCGACTCGGATGTGTGCGCTGGGGCCGGCTTGCCCTTCGTCGCGGGCTGGAcgggcgacgtcgtccaCTTGCCCGGGCTCGTGTATCTCCCGAGGTTGTGTTTGAGGCCAGAGTcggctggcggcgacgacgcttCGTCCGgcctgtcgtcgtcgaccatgTCCTCGGCACTTGGCGActtgtcgtcgtcagaCGGCGtggcgtccttgtcctcgccgccctcatAGTCCTCGTGTCTCTCCTCGTGaccgtcctcctcctcctcgccctcgtcctcggccttgtcctcgtcgtcgtcaccccACCCATCCCCCATGACCGTGACCTCGTAACCGCTCTGAGGAatgatgaggaggttggaCGACACGAGCTCGTATTTCTCGCAGAGGGCGACGAAGCGCGCATACAGGCTtgtctcggcctcggcggtcGCGAACGCCTCTCGGTGATGGAAGTAGGCGTGGCTAAAGATGCGCGACAACCGGCGGAAGAGGGATGGAAAGTGCGCGAGCGACGCGTGCGGGATTTGCAGCCTCGAGGGAAAGTAGTTTGAAGAGTTTAGcagcgccgtcgtcgagtcGACCCTGCTGTCAGATTGTTCTCGCCGTGGCTTACGCATGGAGGATATAATCAATAGCGCAGCACTTGTCAGTGCCTTCGCCGCCGTGCGCGACACAGAGATACTGCCACTCGGCGGCCTTCATCTCGGGACACGTCTCGCGCGAGCACATCTGAACAAGCTGCGTGATGAGCGGCGTCGCGTCGATCGGTATCCGCCTAGCGTCAGTCACATCTCCCGCCGCGCGTACCGAAGGTGCTCGTAGATCCACTAAATGTCAGCACAACCTAAACTCAAACCCACCACATGCTTgtcggcagccttggcgttGTCAGAGGGAACGTCGACGAGTCCACGGATGTCGTGGGGGTCCGCCCGCACCTTGAGGCTGAGATACTCTGCGAGCTGGAAGGGCCCATCAAATGATGAGAGAGGGGGTACAGCAACCTCGGGGTGGACGGGTGGAAAGTCCTACCATTAGAAATCTCTTGTTGTGGAGCTCCAATGGCGAACATGACGGGTCTGGGAACTCACGGTGAGCTTGGAGCCACGCTTGAAGCGGTAGTCTTGCTTTGCGGGAGCGCCGTTTGTCTCTTGGGGTATAATCATGTTGGGTGAGAGTGCcggcgcgccgctgccTGGGTTTGGAAATGAGCGTGGATGTGTTGCGAGTCCAAGTCTGATACAAGGAAGAGACAAAAGGCGGGtaggagaaggagaggaggttggtTTGTTGGTTGATTTGAACAAGTGTTTGGTGGTACTAAGCGAGTTAATGGGTAATAATGATCCAGGGCAGGGGTCAGTTGAAAGGGGTTTGTAAGGGGTGACGAGACGAGGTTTGGTGGTCCAAACctcagccagccagccgGCCGTGGAGTCAGCCGTAGCCGTATCAGCCGTGGAATGATTAGTATAACCACGTGTCATTATTACCACATTTATTACATTTAGTCCCACCTGGTGACATACTCCAGTGCCTTCCTTCAACTACTGATTCCTGCGTTTCTCTCCATTCCTCTCATTACGTTGCGAGATGGACATTCCCCGCCCCATTGAGCCGGAGGACATACCCCCACTCCTAGCTCTCAACAACGAGCACGCGCAAGCACTGAGCTGGCAAGAACCCGCCCAATTCGACGCCCTCCTGTCCACCGCATTCCACACACGCACGATTGGACCGCTTGGAGCCCCCGCAGCCCTGTTGGTAGCCTTCGACGAGACCGCAGCGTACGACAACCCCAACTTCCGGTGGCTCAAGGCCCACTTTTCAACTTTTGTGTACATTGATCGCGTTGTCGTTGCTGCGTCtgcgggtgggaggggatacgcgcgcgccttgtATGACGACCTTCGAGCTGCGTCCAAGACGAGATTAGTGTGCGAGATCAACGTCCATCCTCCCAATCCCGGGAGTGTGGCTTTCCATACCAAGATGGGATTCAGGGAGGTGGGGCGGGCAGAGCTCGATAATGGCAAGACGGTCGCGTACTTTGAGTGTACGCTGTAGCGCATGCATCCATACCCGAGGGtagagggggggggggggccCTTTGAGCTCGAAATAGTTGGGATACTTGGAGCCCCAGTCCGGCGCAGTCCGGCGCCGGCCCGAATGCACCGATGCCGCATCTTGCCGTCCTGACCCATCGCCGAGAATGggccgagcacgccgacAGGCCCACACAAACGCCCAAACCCGTGTCGTTGTCGTTCTTCTCATTACCCACTCTACACCACCATGTCCACTTCGACGTTTGACGCacacgtcgtcctcgcgtGCCAGAACAcgcttggcgagggtgagtgaTGACGTTGTGGCGATTCAACTAGGTGAAAGCAGCTCACACTAGGCATCACATGGGACGACCGCACGCAGCGTTTACACTGGGTCGACATTGACCGTGCCGAAGTACACACCTACGACCCGGCCACCAAAACCCACGCGGCCGCGCATTACCCCGAGAGCGAGTTCATGTccgccctcgcgccgcgcaaTGGACCCGGCTTGGTGGCAGCAACAGAAGCGGCAGTTGTACTGATCGACCCGCCCTTCCCCTCTCCTTATACAGAGGAAAACTCGACTCGGACCATTATCAAGCCGCTCGACCCCGCACATGTCGATGACAAGCTCGTGCGGTTTAATGATGGGGCGTGCGACGCGAAAGGACGGCTCTGGATCGGGTCCATGACCCGTCCGGAGAAACGGGATGGTACACAGAGAGGGGAACTATGGCGGGTTGAGCCTGATGGCACGGCGAGCCGTTTCTTAGAGGAAGTGGGGACGAGTAATGGGATCGACTGGAGTCCGGATAACACACGGATGTGTGAGTGGCGACGGGTATAACCGAATATCCCCCAGACAGGCTCACACCGTTTCACTGGCCCAGTCGCCCACTCctgctgaccccagactACATCGACTCGAACGTCAACGAGGTCAGCGTGTTCGACtacgacctcgaggccggcgtgGCCTCCAACCGCCGCCAGTTCGTCCCGGCCCTGCCTGGACCCAACGGCAACGCACCAGGCGTGTACGACGGGCTAGTTGtcgatggcgtcggcaACGTGTGGGTCGCGCGGTGGGGTGACTcccgcgtcgtcgtcttctcgcCTGACGGCAAGCTGCTCGCACAAGTCAACACGCCTGGCGCACGCTCGCCGACCATCCCCTGCTTCGGCGGACCAGATCTGCGCACACTGTACATCGCAACGGCGAatgccaacctcgccgGCCAAGGCGATATTCAGGCCCAGTTTCCAGAGTCTGGAAACGTATTCGGGTTCGACTGTAGTTCCATGGCCGGCGTTCTCGGGCCCGATTGGAAGGGCCGGGTGCGCCACCGGTTCGGGGGATAAATCAATACAGTAAAAAGTAGACAGAGAAACCAAATGACATACAAATGAAACCATGCTATGCTCACATCTAGATCCACTGCGACTTGTCCCACGACgggtctggtgtcagatGTATCAACATGTAGCAGCTCACCCTGGAGAAAGGCGCAGAGGACCTTGCTCCCGGTTTGAAGGAGGGGGTGACCTGCGACAATCTCGAGGAAACGCTGTAGGCCTTCGCGACGCTGCTCGATCACGTCGTCGGTGAAGCGATTGGTGAACACCTTGCcagggagagggggaaTGTTGACACGCGTGctctcgcgctcaaggatGTCGCGGAACGCCTCAAAGTCCGAGTATCGCCTGCGCACAATCGAATGTTGCACCTTGAACGCGGGGATGTtcgtctggtgtcagctgacacACAAGGTGCGCACGCACCATGCACACGATCTCGTAATCGGTGAACATGCGCCTCCCGACacctggggttagtggTCGTGTGACGAGTTCCAAACTCTTTATGACGCACCATGTGTGAGGGGGTTGCGGACTTCGATCTCGAGGAAGGATTCTGGTACGGCGTACATCTCCTCGAACTGGGGTCAGTGGCGCAGTttgggcgcggcgcggtTTGCCACCCACCGTCTGCGGGCGACCAGCGATGCGCGCCATCTCGGAGAAGGTGAGGTGCTCGGAaggctcggcgcgcgcgaacGGCGAGTGAGTGGCGTCGACTAGTTTCAGTTGGATTCAGTCCTCGCAGTGGACATACCAGACGGTTGGGTTGCTGGCGGTTGTTGCATCGCTGGTGTGAGTCCAAGtccaacaacaacagcaaGTAACAGATGATCCGAGTGGTGATCTGTAACGCATTCTGTGAGACTGCGAGATTGCGCTGCAATGGGAGCATGACGGTGCCGCCGGCGCACTCGTCGGCGCGTTTTCGACGCAGAATGTCCAGCGATCTCAAGCAACAAGGCCGGGTATGCTGTGCGTgcccaccttccctcgacAAAGAGTCCGAGCGCGTTCGTGACAACAACCAAGACGGCGCGGACGTACGCGCCCCTCCGCCACTCGCGTAAGAACCAGAGACATACCTGAGACAGAGGACGAGAGTCGATTGCTAAAAGAGGATGAGAAACTGTGCTTGGAcgttgatgacgagggcggaggcggtggcggcaaCCTCTTTGATGGTGGGAGGTGTGAGAGGATCAGTATTTGGTTCCGCTAATGCTTCTGAAAGGTCATTATAATGTGTTGAGTGGATTAGGAATGTGATTGAGCTTGGTGTGGTCTGTGCtgaaggtggaggtgtcGTTCTGGTCTTGTTCAGGGACTGGATATTGGGGTTGGGTAGATTGGTGAATATGATGGTGATGCCGGTTACGCCGGGTGGAACGGAAGGGAAGGTAAGGGACATGGGGGATATGGGGGGATATGAGGGATATGAGGGATAAAGAGGGCAACATGAGGGCAACATGCGGGAAGGGGGGGTAGATCTAGACCGCCAAGCGGCCCAAGGGTGAGGGAAGcaagagggaggggggggggggttgaGAGATAGTTTCAGGCGCCCATGTGCCTGATGTTGACTGGTAAGCTGTAAAAGCAGCCATTAGTTGAGCCGACCCCGGCCCGATACCCTCAGTCTCAGTCATGGTAGTAGAGACCAAAGACATCACATCACGTTAaccgtcgtcgtcactcATCCTTTGTTCACACACCCTCTCGTCTATCCTTCCTTCCTTGTCCTCCCTCCAACTCTTTCACCTACCTACTACATCTTCTACGATACAGTACATTGGCCGTTCCTTGTCAGGCGAAGCATTCCTTCGGATCAAACCAAACTTGTTGGATCTTCCCCCAACGCGATCATCCtccaccccttccccccttccccccttGTCAACCGccctcttcatccttcCCTTTGTACAGGCTCGGCTCATTGTGCAGTTCAGTGCGGTGAGATCCCAGGCTTAGCCTTGGGTGTCCATCGCCCTCATTCAAACTACCAACGTCAAACTGTCACTGCCCTACCACGCGGACAACCCGGTAACCACGCATCCACCTCGCAACTACCGCACCCATACCGCACACTCAACAACACCCCCCTCGACCGCCACTAAGGACTAGTTTGCACACACTCTTTCAGTGTGTTGCATTCACACAAATATGGTACATACTTCACAATCCTCCAcacacactcacactcccactcccactcccactctcactcccactcccctctcaccaccaccacgcTCACCGCGTacccctctctcccttAACCATTCACCTACCCCACACCTTCGCGCCACACCCCGGTCTTCACAGTCCGGTGGCGGATCCACTTCTCACTCCCATCGCCGTCGTGAACAGCCCTCACCTTTCCAGTCTGGCAAAAACGAGAATGCAGTCCCAACAAACCTTATCACTTACAAGGGTAGGTCCGGGTTGCTCGCGGGCACTACTAATAACAGGCCGTCGCATTCCGGCACGCATCGACCCAGATGCTGTGAGTTTGGCGGGTGGCCAGTGAGGGTCTGCAGAGGTCACACgagcccgccgcccgctTGACTGACACCCAGAGCATCCTTAGAGTCGTCGAGATCATGGCAAAGAGCTTCAACGCGGCCGAACATCACATCACACTAGCGCTCCGCGACGAGAATGACGTCTTGGTGACGCAGCAGAATATTGGTACAATGGTCTCGCAGAAGGAGACACTAAAGTGAGAGGCCCCACCAAGCCAAGCTAACCTTCCTCCAGGCTCGTCTCGGCGCCTGTCACCGAGGcactcgccgtcgtcgcctccTTGCACACCGCCAAGGGGAAGGATGCGAACGGCGAGGACCCCAACGCCACCACGGCCATCGTGCTGCCCAACAAGGTCGAAGTGCTGCCGCTCAAACTCGCACTCTTCAATCTCCAAAAATATatcaaggaggacgacttTGCCGTCGAGTTCATGCTCAAGGGCGGCGTAGGACTCCTCGTTGAGCTggtggagaaggtggaCGGCAAGGCAGCCCTCACCGGCAACTCGCTCGCTTACGCCCTGCAGGGCATCCGTGGTGTGATGGATTACGACAACGGCTGGGGCGAGTTCAGCGACGACTTTATCGATCGCGTTCTCATCACCCTCGCGTCGAGTAGCGCTCCCAACGTTGTCCGGCCCGCGACCGTCATTGtgcgcaagctcatcaccgcctcgcccaaGGGCCACAttggcaagggcaagcagCGCGCGCAACAACGCGACGCTGTCAACAACTACGGCTTCGACCGCGTGTTTGgccgcatcctcgccattGGCCACGAGGTGCCGGGCGAGCACGGCAGCGGCCCAGCCGAGCGGATATTCCGGCCCATTGTCAAGCGCTTGGAAGGGACAcgcgaccttgagctcTCGGCCCAGAGCCTCGCGCTCATCAACGCTTCTCTCCGTTCTGCGCACCAGGAGGGCAGTAAGCGCTATTCGGACCTCATTAACGTCATCGAGGTTCTCAACACGAGAAAATATGTTGCGGTGAGTGAAAGTTCAAGAGGGTCTATGAACCTCGCTAACTGACCAGCGCCTCATGTCGACGAGTGCCAACAACATTGTTGAGCCGCGCATCCTGGACTTCCAGACACGATACGCGAACGTCCTGCGGTACCACTCACTCCGACCTGTGCGGCCACAGACGAACCCCACACATGAGCGGTACCTGCGGGAGATCTGGACAGCTGGGCgcctggacgaggaggacaccGGGGACTTGGC contains these protein-coding regions:
- a CDS encoding uncharacterized protein (Acetyltransferase, GNAT), whose amino-acid sequence is MDIPRPIEPEDIPPLLALNNEHAQALSWQEPAQFDALLSTAFHTRTIGPLGAPAALLVAFDETAAYDNPNFRWLKAHFSTFVYIDRVVVAASAGGRGYARALYDDLRAASKTRLVCEINVHPPNPGSVAFHTKMGFREVGRAELDNGKTVAYFECTL
- a CDS encoding uncharacterized protein (Mob1/phocein family); this encodes MIIPQETNGAPAKQDYRFKRGSKLTDFPPVHPEVAVPPLSSFDGPFQLAEYLSLKVRADPHDIRGLVDVPSDNAKAADKHVWIYEHLRRIPIDATPLITQLVQMCSRETCPEMKAAEWQYLCVAHGGEGTDKCCAIDYILHAVDSTTALLNSSNYFPSRLQIPHASLAHFPSLFRRLSRIFSHAYFHHREAFATAEAETSLYARFVALCEKYELVSSNLLIIPQSGYEVTVMGDGWGDDDEDKAEDEGEEEEDGHEERHEDYEGGEDKDATPSDDDKSPSAEDMVDDDRPDEASSPPADSGLKHNLGRYTSPGKWTTSPVQPATKGKPAPAHTSESLSPPSTRASLDDYDEEKPLPKANTTKRGTLSRGKAPRAANVWTAEKEAEGEEVVPEVPQLPTSPGIGMARKESVDSVVYVGKEEDDDEVLAADEPVLPEAQIFASPAAAAPSVLEPTHDAETEDEPRPSSSTSPEMISLAIPPQAPAKSTLATSPRSELQARPGDGGRDQLGVSPRGTTGRRGGRKNRVPRSPGKKGQQREEH
- a CDS encoding uncharacterized protein (SMP-30/Gluconolaconase/LRE-like region), which gives rise to MSTSTFDAHVVLACQNTLGEGITWDDRTQRLHWVDIDRAEVHTYDPATKTHAAAHYPESEFMSALAPRNGPGLVAATEAAVVLIDPPFPSPYTEENSTRTIIKPLDPAHVDDKLVRFNDGACDAKGRLWIGSMTRPEKRDGTQRGELWRVEPDGTASRFLEEVGTSNGIDWSPDNTRMYYIDSNVNEVSVFDYDLEAGVASNRRQFVPALPGPNGNAPGVYDGLVVDGVGNVWVARWGDSRVVVFSPDGKLLAQVNTPGARSPTIPCFGGPDLRTLYIATANANLAGQGDIQAQFPESGNVFGFDCSSMAGVLGPDWKGRVRHRFGG
- the SNX3 gene encoding uncharacterized protein (PhoX homologous domain, present in p47phox and p40phox) gives rise to the protein MYNRLSSSVSAMQQPPATQPSVDATHSPFARAEPSEHLTFSEMARIAGRPQTFEEMYAVPESFLEIEVRNPLTHGVGRRMFTDYEIVCMTNIPAFKVQHSIVRRRYSDFEAFRDILERESTRVNIPPLPGKVFTNRFTDDVIEQRREGLQRFLEIVAGHPLLQTGSKVLCAFLQDPSWDKSQWI